Proteins encoded together in one Carassius auratus strain Wakin chromosome 32, ASM336829v1, whole genome shotgun sequence window:
- the LOC113052371 gene encoding uncharacterized protein LOC113052371: MSSLNDRSVWDEVEDGIGEEVLKMSTEEIVQRTRLLDSEIKIMKSEVLRVTHELQAMKDKIKENTEKIKVNKTLPYLVSNVIELLDVDPNDQEEDGANIDLDSQRKGKCAVIKTSTRQTYFLPVIGLVDAEKLKPGDLVGVNKDSYLILETLPTEYDSRVKAMEVDERPTEQYSDIGGLDKQIQELVEAIVLPMNHKEKFENLGIQPPKGVLMYGPPGTGKTLLARACAAQTKATFLKLAGPQLVQMFIGDGAKLVRDAFALAKEKAPSIIFIDELDAIGTKRFDSEKAGDREVQRTMLELLNQLDGFQPNMQVKVIAATNRVDILDPALLRSGRLDRKIEFPMPNEEARARIMQIHSRKMNVCPDVNYEELARCTDDFNGAQCKAVCVEAGMIALRRGATELNHEDYMEGILEVQAKKKANLQYYAYGVFDSILTIYREDGILGFFALAGGLPPYAAVYPNWLHCWGHLSREVSRQHEQRQQSVLQEVACGEDSEGLFVGFSHLYLSLHSCPIGGGVAARAGLPTAQNLQEEEEEEEKEQRQHFKMSSLNDRSVWDEVEDGIGEEVLKMSTEEIVQRTRLLDSEIKIMKSEVLRVTHELQAMKDKIKENTEKIKVNKTLPYLVSNVIELLDVDPNDQEEDGANIDLDSQRKGKCAVIKTSTRQTYFLPVIGLVDAEKLKPGDLVGVNKDSYLILETLPTEYDSRVKAMEVDERPTEQYSDIGGLDKQIQELVEAIVLPMNHKEKFENLGIQPPKGVLMYGPPGTGKTLLARACAAQTKATFLKLAGPQLVQMFIGDGAKLVRDAFALAKEKAPSIIFIDELDAIGTKRFDSEKAGDREVQRTMLELLNQLDGFQPNMQVKVIAATNRVDILDPALLRSGRLDRKIEFPMPNEEARARIMQIHSRKMNVCPDVNYEELARCTDDFNGAQCKAVCVEAGMIALRRGATELNHEDYMEGILEVQAKKKANLQYYA; the protein is encoded by the exons ATGTCGTCGCTGAATGACAGATCAGTTTGGGATGAAGTGGAG GATGGCATCGGCGAAGAAGTCCTTAAGATGTCCACTGAGGAGATCGTTCAGAGGACTCGTCTTCTGGACAGTGAGATCAAG ATCATGAAGAGCGAGGTTCTGCGTGTCACTCATGAGCTGCAAGCCATGAAAGACAAGATCAaggaaaacacagagaaaatCAAAGTGAACAAGACTCTGCCCTACCTCGTCTCTAACGTCATAGAG CTGCTAGATGTAGATCCTAATGACCAAGAGGAGGATGGAGCCAATATTGATCTGGACTCTCAGAGGAAGGGCAAGTGTGCCGTGATAAAGACCTCCACGCGGCAG ACCTATTTCCTGCCTGTGATTGGTTTGGTGGATGCTGAGAAACTGAAACCTGGTGATCTTGTG GGTGTGAATAAAGACTCTTATCTGATTTTGGAGACTCTACCCACTGAGTATGACTCTAGAGTCAAGGCCATGGAAGTGGATGAGAGGCCTACAGAGCAGTACAGTGACATTGGTGGCCTTGACAAACAGATTCAAGAG CTGGTGGAAGCAATTGTTCTGCCCATGAACCACAAAGAGAAGTTTGAGAATCTGGGCATCCAGCCACCGAAGGGAGTTCTGATGTACGGACCACCAGGCACAGGGAAGACCCTGCTGGCCAGAGCCTGtgcagcccaaacaaag GCAACATTTTTGAAGTTGGCTGGCCCTCAGCTGGTGCAGATGTTTATTGGTGATGGTGCCAAACTGGTACGGGATGCATTTGCTCTCGCCAAGGAGAAGGCTCCCTCCATCATCTTCATTGATGAGCTGGACGCTATCGGCACCAAGCGCTTTGACAGTGAGAAGGCTGGAGACAGAGAGGTGCAGAGGACCATGCTGGAGCTGCTCAATCAGTTAGACGGCTTCCAGCCCAACATGCAAGTGAAG GTGATTGCTGCCACTAACAGGGTGGATATCCTCGACCCAGCTCTGCTGCGTTCAGGTCGTCTGGATCGTAAGATTGAGTTCCCCATGCCCAACGAGGAGGCTCGGGCTCGCATTATGCAGATCCACTCACGCAAAATGAACGTCTG TCCTGATGTGAACTATGAAGAATTGGCGCGCTGTACCGATGACTTCAATGGTGCTCAGTGTAAAGCAGTTTGTGTTGAAGCT GGTATGATTGCTCTGCGCCGTGGGGCCACTGAACTTAACCATGAGGACTATATGGAGGGCATTCTGGAGGTCCAGGCGAAGAAGAAAGCCAATCTGCAGTACTATGCTTA TGGTGTCTTTGACTCCATACTTACCATCTACAGAGAAGATGGAATCCTGGGTTTTTTCGC GCTGGCTGGAGGTCTGCCACCTTATGCTGCCGTTTATCCCAACTGGCTCCACTGCTGGGGTCACCTGAGCCGAGAGGTGAGCA GGCAACATGAGCAGAGGCAACAGTCTGTTCTTCAGGAAGTTGCCTGCGGGGAAGAT TCGGAGGGTTTGTTTGTCGGTTTTTCTCACTTATATTTGTCACTACACTCCTGTCCAATCGGTGGCGGTGTTGCAGCACGAGCAGGTTTACCAACCGCACAAAAtctacaagaagaagaagaagaagaagaaaaagagcagCGTCAACACTTCAAGATGTCGTCGCTGAATGACAGATCAGTTTGGGATGAAGTGGAG GATGGCATCGGCGAAGAAGTCCTTAAGATGTCCACTGAGGAGATCGTTCAGAGGACTCGTCTTCTGGACAGTGAGATCAAG ATCATGAAGAGCGAGGTTCTGCGTGTCACTCATGAGCTGCAAGCCATGAAAGACAAGATCAaggaaaacacagagaaaatCAAAGTGAACAAGACTCTGCCCTACCTCGTCTCTAACGTCATAGAG CTGCTAGATGTAGATCCTAATGACCAAGAGGAGGATGGAGCCAATATTGATCTGGACTCTCAGAGGAAGGGCAAGTGTGCCGTGATAAAGACCTCCACGCGGCAG ACCTATTTCCTGCCTGTGATTGGTTTGGTGGATGCTGAGAAACTGAAACCTGGTGATCTTGTG GGTGTGAATAAAGACTCTTATCTGATTTTGGAGACTCTACCCACTGAGTATGACTCTAGAGTCAAGGCCATGGAAGTGGATGAGAGGCCTACAGAGCAGTACAGTGACATTGGTGGCCTTGACAAACAGATTCAAGAG CTGGTGGAAGCAATTGTTCTGCCCATGAACCACAAAGAGAAGTTTGAGAATCTGGGCATCCAGCCACCGAAGGGAGTTCTGATGTACGGACCACCAGGCACAGGGAAGACCCTGCTGGCCAGAGCCTGtgcagcccaaacaaag GCAACATTTTTGAAGTTGGCTGGCCCTCAGCTGGTGCAGATGTTTATTGGTGATGGTGCCAAACTGGTACGGGATGCATTTGCTCTCGCCAAGGAGAAGGCTCCCTCCATCATCTTCATTGATGAGCTGGACGCTATCGGCACCAAGCGCTTTGACAGTGAGAAGGCTGGAGACAGAGAGGTGCAGAGGACCATGCTGGAGCTGCTCAATCAGTTAGACGGCTTCCAGCCCAACATGCAAGTGAAG GTGATTGCTGCCACTAACAGGGTGGATATCCTCGACCCAGCTCTGCTGCGTTCAGGTCGTCTGGATCGTAAGATTGAGTTCCCCATGCCCAACGAGGAGGCTCGGGCTCGCATTATGCAGATCCACTCACGCAAAATGAACGTCTG TCCTGATGTGAACTATGAAGAATTGGCGCGCTGTACCGATGACTTCAATGGTGCTCAGTGTAAAGCAGTTTGTGTTGAAGCT GGTATGATTGCTCTGCGCCGTGGGGCCACTGAACTTAACCATGAGGACTATATGGAGGGCATTCTGGAGGTCCAGGCGAAGAAGAAAGCCAATCTGCAGTACTATGCTTAG
- the LOC113051446 gene encoding LOW QUALITY PROTEIN: mitochondrial carrier homolog 2-like (The sequence of the model RefSeq protein was modified relative to this genomic sequence to represent the inferred CDS: deleted 1 base in 1 codon) codes for MIARSCATIVTHPFHVITLRCMVQFIGREAKYSGVFDSILTIYREDGILGFFAGLIPRLLGDVLSLWICNMLAHFINTYAIDDSTSHTGEIKNCSQAVTGFFASMLTYPFVLVSNLMAVNNCGLAGGLPPYAAVYPNWLHCWGHLSREGNMSRGNSLFFRKLPAGKMYAIEQKRFF; via the exons ATGATTGCACGCTCATGTGCTACAATTGTCACACACCCTTTTCATG TGATCACTCTCAGATGCATGGTCCAGTTTATTGGTAGAGAAGCCAAATACAG TGGTGTCTTTGACTCCATACTTACCATCTACAGAGAAGATGGAATCCTGGGTTTTTTCGC TGGCCTCATTCCTCGTCTTCTGGGTGACGTTCTTTCCCTGTGGATCTGCAACATGCTTGCTCACTTCATAAACACTTACGCTATAGACGACTCG ACGAGTCATACAGGAGAAATCAAAAACTGCTCTCAAGCTGTTACCGGg TTTTTTGCAAGTATGCTGACGTATCCATTTGTATTG GTGTCCAACCTGATGGCTGTTAATAACTGTGG GCTGGCTGGAGGTCTGCCACCTTATGCTGCCGTTTATCCCAACTGGCTCCACTGCTGGGGTCACCTGAGCCGAGAG GGCAACATGAGCAGAGGCAACAGTCTGTTCTTCAGGAAGTTGCCTGCGGGGAAGATGTATGCCattgagcagaagagatttttttGA